DNA sequence from the Desulfuromonas thiophila genome:
CCGCCTGCCCGATTGCGATGTGCTGTTTCTGTCCGATTACGGCAAGGGGGTGCTGACCGACAGTCTGCTGGCCGCTGTCATCGCCCTGGCGCGCCAAGCCGGCCGGCCGGTGGTGGTCGATCCCAAGGGTGACGATTACCGCAAGTACCGGGGTGCCACCCTGCTTACGCCCAATCGCAGCGAGGCGGCCCAGGCTGCCGCTATGGCCATTGCTGACGAGGCCAGCCTGGCCCTGGTCGGCGCGCGGTTGCTGGCCGAGGCTGATCTCGCCGCCTTGGTGATTACCCGCAGCGAGGAAGGCATGAGCCTGTTCCGGCCCGACCAGCCACCGCTGCACCTGCCTACCCGTGCCCGCGAGGTGTTCGATGTTTCCGGCGCCGGCGATACGGTGCTGGCGCTGATTGGCGCGGGCCTGGCTGCTGGTCTGGCGCTGGAACAGGCGGCCGGCGTCGCCAACCTGGCCGCCGGCGTGGTGGTCGGCAAGGTCGGCACCTCCACCGTCAGCCGGCAGGAGATTCTTGAAGCCGCTGGCCTGACTGATGCCGACAGCAAGATTCAGGATGCCGCCGCCCTGCAGATCGTGCTGCGCCGGCTGCAGCAACTGGGTCGCAAGGTGGTGTTCACCAATGGCTGTTTCGATCTGCTGCACGCCGGTCATGTCAGCTATCTGCAACAGGCCCGCGAGCTTGGCCAGGTGCTGGTGCTGGGACTCAACAGCGATGCCTCGGTGCGGCGCCTCAAGGGGCCGAGCCGGCCGCTGGTGGCCGAGCAGGATCGGGCGACGGTGCTGGCGGCGTTGGCCTGTATCGACTATGTGGTGCTGTTCGATGAGGATACGCCCCTGCGTCTGATCGAAACTCTGCGGCCGGACATTCTGGTCAAGGGTGGTGACTATCAACCGGAAACCGTTGTTGGTCGTGCCCAGGTGGAAAGCTGGGGCGGCCGGGTGGCGATTCTACCCTTTGTCGATGGTCGTTCGACCAGCGGTATTGTCGCCAAGGTTCTATGTCAGCACGCCTGAAGTCCAGGCTTTACGTGCGATGAAGGGAGAATAGCGATGTTGATTCCCGTGATCCTTTCCGGTGGTATCGGTGCCCGGCTTTGGCCCGTTTCACGCCAGAGCCAGCCCAAGCCCTTTATGCAGCTGGCCGACGGCGAAAGCCTGATACAGAAAACCTTCACCCGCCTCGAAGCCCTCGGTGACCTGGCCGAGATCCTGGTGGTGACCAACCGCGACCACTACTTCCAGACCCTCGACGCCTATCAGGTGCTGCCGCTGTCGCAGCGCTGTGGCCTGCGTTTTGTGCTTGAACCCTGCGGCCGCAACACGGCCCCGGCCATTGCCCTGGCCGCCCTGCAGGTTGCCGAGCTGTATGGTGACAGCGCTCAGCTGCTGGTGCTGCCGGCAGATCATCTCATCGCCCGCACTGCCGATTTCGCTGCCGCCGTTGCCCTGGCGCGCCAGCTGGCCGCGCGTGACTATCTGGTGACCTTCGGCCTCAAACCCCAGCGGCCCGATACCGGTTTCGGCTACATTGAGGCGGGCGAGCCCTTCTGTGACTGTGCCGCCCCTGCCGGGCTGGAGGCCGCCGCCGTAAGCCGTTTCGCTGAAAAACCCAGCCAGCACAGGGCCGAGGAGTACCTTGCCAGCGGCCGTCATTTATGGAACGCTGGCATCTTCTGCTTCAGTGCCGGCGCCTTGCTGGCCGGCCTGCAACGTTATACGCCGGATCTGTTTGACGCCGTCAGCCTTTGCTGGCAGCAGACCCGTCGTGATATCGAACCGCTGCAGCTGCCGGCGCCCCTGTTCAGCGAGGTGCCTGATATCTCCATCGACTACGCCTTGCTGGAGCGGGCCGACAACGTCGCCGTGATCCGCTGTGATCTTGGCTGGGACGATGTTGGCAGTTGGGATGCGCTGGCAGCGCAACTGCCCGCCGATGCGCAGGGCAACCGGCGCGAGGGTGCGGGCGAGGTGCTGCTGCACGCTAGCCGCAATTGCTATGTGCGCAGCGAGGAGCGCCTGGTCACGGCTGTCGGGGTGGAAAATCTCATTATCATCGACACCGCTGACGCCCTGCTGGTGCTTGATCGGCGTCACTGCCAGGACGTCAAGGTCCTGGTCGATCAGCTCAAACGCCAGGGTCATCCCTGCTACCACAACCATCGCACCGTTCACCGGCCCTGGGGTACCTATACGGTGCTGGAGCAGGGCGAGCGCTTCAAGATCAAACGCATCGTTGTCAAGCCGGCTGCCAGCCTGTCGCTGCAGATGCACTACCACCGCTGCGAGCACTGGGTGGTGGTCAGCGGCACGGCCCGCATCATCAATGGCGACAAGGAAATGCTGCTCTGTACCAATGAATCGACCTATATCCCCGCCGGTCATCGTCACCGGCTGGAAAACCCCGGCCGGGTGCCGCTGGTGATGATTGAGGTGCAAAGCGGCGAATATCTTGAAGAAGACGATATCGTGCGCTTCGACGATGTTTATCAACGTGTCGGAAATACTATTTATGAATCTTGTTAGAGCTCTTTGGCAGTATCGGCAGTTTGTTTTCGGTAGTGTCAAGCGCGAGTTTCAGCTCAAATATCGTAATTCAATGCTTGGTGCGGCCTGGACCCTGTTGCAGCCCCTGGCCATGATTTTAGTCTATGCGCTGATATTTTCGCGGGTAATGCAGGCGCGCCTGCCCGGTGTTGACGGCCCCTTTGCTTATAGTATCTACTTGTGTGCAGGAATCCTGGCCTGGGGAATGTTTGCTGAAATTCTTGGTCGGGCGCAGAATATTTTTCTTGAGCAGGCCGGATTGATCAAAAAAGTCAATTTTCCACGCATGACTCTGCCTTTGATTGTTATTTTTTCGGCATTAGTTAATTTTTTGATTGTTTTTGGGCTTTTTCTGGTTTTTCTGTTGGTGGTTGGACAGTTCCCCGGCTGGGTGATTCTGTCCTTGTTCCCGGTGTTGTTCATCCAGATTCTTGTGGCTATCGGACTGGGCATGATCGCCGGGGTTCTTAATGTTTTTTTTCGTGATGTCGGACAATTGATCGTTATTGTGTTGCAGTTCTGGTTTTGGCTGACACCGATCGTTTATCCCGCAAGTATTTTACCGGCTTCGCTTCGTTCTTTGCTGGCATACAATCCTATGGCAGGGCTGATCGCTGCCTGGCAGGGTGTTCTTGTAACAGCCGTATCGCCACAGTGGTTTTCTTTGCTGTATCCGGCGCTGCTGGGGCTGGTGCTTTGTGCCTTTGGTTTTCATCTGTTCCGGCGCCGATCCGCTGAAATGGTGGATGAATTGTAATGGCGGCCATTCGCGTTGAGAATGTTTCGAAAGCTTACCGCTGCTATGCTGGACGCTGGTCTCGCCTGCTGGAATGGACACTTCCCGTCCTTGGCGCGCGTCACCAACAGGTTTGGGTGGTGCGGGATGTTAGTTTTTCGGTTTGGCCGGGAGAGGCCGTAGGAATTGTCGGCATGAACGGTGCCGGTAAAAGTACGTTGCTCAAGATGATAGCCGGCACCACGGTGCCCACGCATGGACAGATTTTCCTTCGTGGCCGAGTTGCTGCTCTGCTTGAATTGGGACTTGGTTTTCATCCCGATTTCACCGGGCGCCAGAATCTTTATATGGCTGGGCAGCTGATGGGACTTTCCAGTGATTTTATTGATGCCCAGATGCCTGAAATTGAAGCGTTTGCCGAAGTCGGTGATTATCTGGACAAGCCGGTAAGAGTCTATTCGAGCGGCATGCAGATGCGCCTGGCTTTCAGTATTGCAACAGCTCAGCGCCCGGATATCCTGATAGTTGATGAAGCTCTTTCCGTAGGGGATAGTTATTTTCAACATAAAAGTTTCGACCGGATTCGGCAATTTCGCCAGCAAGGAACAACTCTTTTGCTGGTTTCACATGATAAAAGCGCTATCCAGTCGATCTGCGACAGGGCGATTTTGCTCCATGAAGGCAGATTGGCCCTCGAAGGAGAACCCGATGCCGTGCTGGATTACTACAACGCCTTGCTGGCGCAACGGGGAGACTATGAACTCTGGCAGCAACGACAGGAGGGGGTAACCCGAACGTTCTCCGGTACCGGGGAGGCGTGCCTACTGCATGTAGGTTTGCTTGACGAGAACAACCGTCCCCTTGATGTCGTCGCGGTCGGCCAGAGGGTCTGTCTGCGGATTGTTTTTAGAGCGCAGGAAGCACTTCCCGAGGTTGTTCTCGGTTATCAGATCAGGGATCGTCTTGGTCAGGCAGTTTTTGGCACCAATACGGCTTATCTCAATCAGCCGTTGTACCATCTCGCGAAGGATGAAACGGTTGAGTACCGGTTTTATTTTGAGGCGATGCTGGGAGAGGGTTCCTACACGCTTTCCGTGGCGTTACATACCAGCGAAAGCCATGTCATGCATAATTATGCCTGGCATGATATGGCGTTGATGTTTTCGGTGGTCAACTCAAACCAGAAACGTTTTGTCGGTGTGGCCTGGCTGCCGCCGACCATGGAGTGTTTGCGGTAATGGCGGTGGATTTTTACCGGGTATTTGAAGATCGCTACCGGGGTTCCCGGCTGCTTATAAAAGAGCGGCAAAAAATCTATCTTGAATTTGTCGCGCCTCTGAGTCGTTGGCAACGTCCCCTGCGTTTGGTGGATCTGGGTTGCGGTCGCGGAGAATGGCT
Encoded proteins:
- the hldE gene encoding bifunctional D-glycero-beta-D-manno-heptose-7-phosphate kinase/D-glycero-beta-D-manno-heptose 1-phosphate adenylyltransferase HldE, giving the protein MTAEQLETFLKRLPQVRALVVGDLMLDEYLWGRAGRISPEAPVPVVEVLRDDLRLGGAGNVVNNLRVLGCPVAVCSVVGDDEDGRFLCERLRRAQVETGGLLFDSGRRTSRKTRILAGHQQMLRIDRESRQPLDEATELALLREIGARLPDCDVLFLSDYGKGVLTDSLLAAVIALARQAGRPVVVDPKGDDYRKYRGATLLTPNRSEAAQAAAMAIADEASLALVGARLLAEADLAALVITRSEEGMSLFRPDQPPLHLPTRAREVFDVSGAGDTVLALIGAGLAAGLALEQAAGVANLAAGVVVGKVGTSTVSRQEILEAAGLTDADSKIQDAAALQIVLRRLQQLGRKVVFTNGCFDLLHAGHVSYLQQARELGQVLVLGLNSDASVRRLKGPSRPLVAEQDRATVLAALACIDYVVLFDEDTPLRLIETLRPDILVKGGDYQPETVVGRAQVESWGGRVAILPFVDGRSTSGIVAKVLCQHA
- a CDS encoding mannose-1-phosphate guanylyltransferase/mannose-6-phosphate isomerase → MAMLIPVILSGGIGARLWPVSRQSQPKPFMQLADGESLIQKTFTRLEALGDLAEILVVTNRDHYFQTLDAYQVLPLSQRCGLRFVLEPCGRNTAPAIALAALQVAELYGDSAQLLVLPADHLIARTADFAAAVALARQLAARDYLVTFGLKPQRPDTGFGYIEAGEPFCDCAAPAGLEAAAVSRFAEKPSQHRAEEYLASGRHLWNAGIFCFSAGALLAGLQRYTPDLFDAVSLCWQQTRRDIEPLQLPAPLFSEVPDISIDYALLERADNVAVIRCDLGWDDVGSWDALAAQLPADAQGNRREGAGEVLLHASRNCYVRSEERLVTAVGVENLIIIDTADALLVLDRRHCQDVKVLVDQLKRQGHPCYHNHRTVHRPWGTYTVLEQGERFKIKRIVVKPAASLSLQMHYHRCEHWVVVSGTARIINGDKEMLLCTNESTYIPAGHRHRLENPGRVPLVMIEVQSGEYLEEDDIVRFDDVYQRVGNTIYESC
- a CDS encoding ABC transporter permease, which produces MLFMNLVRALWQYRQFVFGSVKREFQLKYRNSMLGAAWTLLQPLAMILVYALIFSRVMQARLPGVDGPFAYSIYLCAGILAWGMFAEILGRAQNIFLEQAGLIKKVNFPRMTLPLIVIFSALVNFLIVFGLFLVFLLVVGQFPGWVILSLFPVLFIQILVAIGLGMIAGVLNVFFRDVGQLIVIVLQFWFWLTPIVYPASILPASLRSLLAYNPMAGLIAAWQGVLVTAVSPQWFSLLYPALLGLVLCAFGFHLFRRRSAEMVDEL
- a CDS encoding ABC transporter ATP-binding protein produces the protein MAAIRVENVSKAYRCYAGRWSRLLEWTLPVLGARHQQVWVVRDVSFSVWPGEAVGIVGMNGAGKSTLLKMIAGTTVPTHGQIFLRGRVAALLELGLGFHPDFTGRQNLYMAGQLMGLSSDFIDAQMPEIEAFAEVGDYLDKPVRVYSSGMQMRLAFSIATAQRPDILIVDEALSVGDSYFQHKSFDRIRQFRQQGTTLLLVSHDKSAIQSICDRAILLHEGRLALEGEPDAVLDYYNALLAQRGDYELWQQRQEGVTRTFSGTGEACLLHVGLLDENNRPLDVVAVGQRVCLRIVFRAQEALPEVVLGYQIRDRLGQAVFGTNTAYLNQPLYHLAKDETVEYRFYFEAMLGEGSYTLSVALHTSESHVMHNYAWHDMALMFSVVNSNQKRFVGVAWLPPTMECLR